One window from the genome of Pelodictyon luteolum DSM 273 encodes:
- a CDS encoding type II and III secretion system protein family protein, which yields MQMKIPSIMRSGCRASTLAALLAATAPAAGSAYVPPYRVPVGESRVYRLPQPVTRVAVGDPEVADYIMLNPSEIYLLGKKTGSTNLTVWDRKGKVSSRSLRVSRNVAPIQELLRVVLPGETGIQLYASGHALVLSGSASDAMAADTAYRLVIAYSGGTVPALNPESALLAGSAGASGSVGAPGISGIHDSAPAAPSALPGAAASRSPAARDTPRVVNLLKIRDPQQVRLEVRIAEVSRSHIESLGIGWTQGRGSTQGSLMTGFVSNATLDLLLKTGGMPGSTEGNRLTVDAEQKKGLVKILAEPTIVAMSGEEGYFLVGGKVYTPTLGTNGSVDYVERTYGVGLRCTPTVLDSGRISLKVAPEVSEPLKEAVTAGTSTSLPAFKLSYASTTVQMQEGENLVIGGLLRDNLTEVKRSVPLLSSIPVLGSLFRHTEMNKETTELMVIVRPTLVKAGNPAPELPTDRFVPPAPLELFIEGKLDGSGGAK from the coding sequence ATGCAGATGAAGATACCCTCCATCATGCGTTCGGGCTGCAGGGCAAGTACCCTTGCCGCACTCCTCGCCGCCACCGCTCCCGCTGCCGGATCGGCCTATGTCCCGCCGTACCGGGTGCCTGTGGGAGAATCGAGGGTCTATCGGCTCCCTCAACCCGTTACGCGGGTGGCGGTCGGCGATCCCGAAGTTGCCGACTATATCATGCTGAACCCTTCGGAGATCTATCTGCTGGGAAAGAAAACAGGCTCGACCAATCTTACCGTATGGGACCGTAAAGGAAAGGTCAGCAGCAGATCGCTCCGGGTGAGCCGCAATGTCGCCCCCATACAGGAGCTGCTGAGGGTCGTGCTTCCCGGGGAGACAGGCATTCAGCTCTACGCCTCGGGCCATGCTTTGGTACTCAGCGGCTCTGCATCTGACGCCATGGCTGCTGACACGGCCTACCGCCTGGTCATTGCATATTCCGGCGGCACGGTGCCGGCGCTCAACCCCGAATCCGCACTGCTGGCCGGAAGTGCCGGAGCATCCGGATCTGTTGGGGCCCCAGGGATCTCCGGCATCCATGACAGTGCTCCTGCCGCACCGTCCGCCCTGCCCGGTGCGGCCGCCAGCCGGTCGCCCGCAGCCCGCGATACGCCCCGCGTGGTCAATCTCCTCAAAATCCGCGATCCGCAGCAGGTCCGGCTCGAAGTCCGCATCGCAGAAGTGTCCCGCTCCCACATTGAAAGCCTGGGCATCGGCTGGACACAGGGACGTGGCAGCACACAGGGAAGCCTCATGACCGGGTTCGTCAGCAACGCCACCCTCGACCTCCTGCTCAAGACCGGCGGCATGCCCGGCAGCACGGAAGGCAACCGCCTCACAGTTGATGCCGAGCAAAAAAAAGGGCTGGTTAAAATCCTTGCCGAGCCTACCATTGTCGCCATGAGCGGAGAGGAGGGGTACTTCCTCGTCGGCGGTAAAGTCTATACCCCCACCCTCGGCACCAACGGATCGGTCGACTACGTTGAACGAACCTACGGGGTAGGGCTGCGATGCACGCCAACCGTGCTGGATTCCGGCCGTATTTCGCTCAAGGTTGCCCCCGAGGTCTCCGAGCCCCTCAAAGAAGCAGTCACTGCAGGCACATCCACCAGCCTGCCGGCATTCAAACTCAGCTACGCGTCCACCACCGTGCAGATGCAGGAGGGTGAGAATCTGGTCATCGGCGGCCTGCTCCGCGACAATCTCACCGAAGTCAAGCGCTCCGTCCCCCTGCTCTCCTCCATTCCCGTTCTCGGATCGCTCTTCCGGCATACCGAGATGAATAAGGAAACGACCGAACTCATGGTCATTGTCCGCCCGACCCTGGTCAAGGCCGGCAACCCGGCGCCGGAGCTCCCCACCGACCGGTTCGTTCCGCCTGCTCCCCTTGAGCTGTTCATAGAAGGAAAGCTGGATGGTTCAGGAGGGGCGAAATGA
- the cpaB gene encoding Flp pilus assembly protein CpaB codes for MKLPTHAAIALTLGAMAAFITARWMGVVQSRSEVSGPTVVIAARAIDAGTAIAENQLKAVQWPRSTVPEGASARTDDVAGRIARVSMIAGEPVLPGKLAPTNASGGLSSIIPDGKRAITVKVNEVIAVAGFALPGSYVDILVSGRDAERQPFSRTVLSRIKVLAVAQETTAEPDKPKVVNAVTLELTPHESETLDLARSIGVLSLVLRNELDTGEINSAGVRLADIIQAQSAGRQGPAGAAHAAAPAQGSKPDEIRGTSRQPAATP; via the coding sequence GTGAAACTACCGACCCATGCTGCCATCGCTCTCACGCTTGGAGCGATGGCGGCTTTCATCACCGCCCGCTGGATGGGTGTCGTGCAAAGCAGGAGTGAGGTGTCAGGGCCTACGGTCGTCATTGCGGCCCGGGCCATCGACGCAGGCACCGCCATTGCCGAGAATCAACTCAAGGCCGTCCAATGGCCCCGGTCAACCGTTCCAGAGGGTGCGTCCGCCCGGACCGACGATGTGGCGGGCCGGATTGCCCGCGTGTCGATGATTGCCGGAGAGCCGGTTCTGCCCGGCAAACTGGCCCCGACGAATGCCTCCGGCGGCTTGTCATCGATCATCCCGGACGGCAAGCGCGCCATTACCGTTAAAGTGAACGAGGTTATTGCCGTTGCCGGCTTTGCCCTGCCTGGCAGCTATGTGGACATTCTGGTCAGCGGCAGAGATGCTGAGCGACAGCCTTTTTCCCGAACGGTGCTCTCACGCATCAAAGTACTGGCCGTGGCCCAGGAAACCACCGCGGAACCCGACAAACCCAAAGTGGTGAATGCCGTCACCCTTGAGCTTACGCCGCACGAATCCGAAACACTTGATCTTGCACGCAGCATCGGGGTGCTCTCGCTGGTGCTCCGCAACGAACTCGACACAGGCGAAATAAACTCTGCGGGTGTACGTCTGGCCGATATCATACAGGCACAGTCCGCCGGCCGACAGGGCCCTGCAGGCGCTGCACATGCAGCAGCTCCGGCTCAAGGCAGCAAGCCAGATGAAATCCGCGGCACCAGCCGCCAACCTGCCGCCACCCCTTAA
- a CDS encoding type II secretion system F family protein, with translation MALLFFPLIAFLAVLLTVLLLHRVWVGLFDPRSKAKNHRLQAIHNTVHRAGKGPGGVQNTVREGAGESWLRSHFKAFSQLEALIRRAHSPLCALQVLAMTLGLFALVGVPGMLMGINALFILVPAAAIASTPVLWLSRAANRRRRAFGDKLPEALDYISRSMRAGHSLTSAIGMLGTEFRDPIGHEFKTVFDEIGFGIPFKDAIGELADRVQSTDLNFFVISLQIQHETGGNLTELLDGLSNTIRQRIKLRGKIRTLSSEGRASAWVLGSMPFALVAILTLINPGYISVLWTTPEGHKLTLSALGLMSVGFFLLKRIVNFKV, from the coding sequence ATGGCGTTGTTATTCTTTCCTCTCATTGCATTTCTGGCAGTCCTCCTGACGGTGCTGCTGCTCCACCGGGTGTGGGTAGGCCTCTTCGACCCCCGCAGCAAGGCAAAGAATCATCGTCTGCAGGCAATCCACAACACCGTTCACCGTGCCGGGAAGGGTCCCGGAGGGGTGCAGAACACGGTGCGTGAGGGTGCAGGTGAGAGCTGGCTGCGTTCACACTTTAAAGCATTCAGTCAGCTCGAAGCCCTTATCCGGCGCGCCCACAGCCCGCTCTGCGCCTTGCAGGTGCTGGCCATGACACTCGGGCTGTTTGCGTTGGTCGGCGTGCCGGGCATGCTCATGGGCATCAACGCCCTCTTCATCCTTGTGCCTGCAGCAGCCATCGCCTCCACGCCGGTGCTCTGGCTGTCGCGCGCGGCCAACCGGCGCCGCCGTGCCTTCGGGGACAAACTCCCCGAAGCGCTTGACTACATCTCCCGGTCCATGCGCGCCGGCCACAGCCTCACCTCGGCCATCGGCATGCTTGGCACGGAGTTCAGGGACCCCATAGGCCATGAATTCAAAACCGTCTTTGATGAGATCGGCTTCGGCATCCCGTTCAAAGACGCCATCGGCGAGCTGGCCGACCGGGTGCAGAGCACTGACTTGAACTTCTTTGTCATCTCCCTCCAGATCCAGCACGAAACCGGCGGCAACCTCACCGAACTGCTCGACGGCCTCTCCAACACGATTCGCCAGCGCATCAAGCTGCGCGGCAAGATCCGCACCCTGTCATCCGAAGGGCGCGCATCGGCCTGGGTACTCGGAAGCATGCCCTTTGCGCTCGTTGCCATCCTTACCCTCATAAACCCCGGATACATCTCGGTGCTCTGGACCACTCCCGAGGGCCACAAACTCACCCTCTCCGCTCTCGGCCTCATGTCCGTCGGGTTCTTCCTGCTCAAACGCATCGTCAATTTCAAGGTTTAA
- a CDS encoding type II secretion system F family protein has product MQNTLLILTTLLSGAAVASVVLAIYNWGAGNAIKKRLISILHESRLPDEGARPKSAAARKITPVIDVLSKLSIPEKGWQSSGVQLLFLQAGIRSINAPRYYFALKTLLSVVLPVLLGLFLYVRAPGVPPTRTMIFVVCTAAAGYYLPEMLLGFITRKRIGRLRDSLPDMIDLMVICTESGMGIDAAITRISKEMAGTNPDLAQEFYLSALEIRAGATRIEALRNLALRSRLEDLDDLVSVLAQADRFGTSLAESLRVQSDMMRSRRTQRAEELAAKIPVKMLLPLILFIFPTLMMVLLGPAVIQVMHALSNKPMP; this is encoded by the coding sequence ATGCAAAACACCCTCCTGATCCTTACCACCCTGCTCTCGGGGGCCGCCGTCGCCTCGGTTGTGCTCGCCATCTACAACTGGGGGGCCGGCAATGCCATCAAAAAACGACTTATCAGCATCCTCCACGAGAGCCGCCTGCCGGATGAGGGCGCCCGGCCCAAATCAGCCGCCGCCCGCAAAATCACACCAGTCATCGACGTGCTCTCAAAACTCTCGATCCCGGAAAAAGGGTGGCAGAGCTCCGGCGTGCAGCTACTGTTTCTGCAGGCCGGCATCCGCAGCATCAACGCGCCCCGATACTACTTCGCCCTGAAAACCCTGCTCTCCGTCGTGCTTCCGGTCCTGCTCGGGTTGTTCCTGTATGTAAGAGCGCCCGGTGTCCCCCCGACCCGCACCATGATCTTTGTGGTGTGCACCGCCGCCGCAGGCTACTATCTGCCCGAAATGCTGCTTGGCTTCATCACGAGAAAACGTATCGGACGGCTGCGCGACAGCCTGCCAGACATGATTGACCTCATGGTCATATGCACCGAGTCGGGGATGGGCATCGATGCCGCCATTACCCGAATATCGAAGGAAATGGCCGGCACCAATCCCGACCTTGCGCAGGAGTTCTACCTCTCGGCCCTTGAAATCCGGGCCGGTGCCACCCGCATCGAAGCCCTGCGCAATCTGGCACTGCGCTCACGCCTTGAAGATCTGGACGACCTCGTCTCCGTGCTTGCGCAGGCCGACAGGTTCGGGACCAGCCTCGCCGAATCGCTGCGCGTGCAGTCCGACATGATGCGCTCTCGACGCACACAGCGGGCCGAGGAGCTCGCAGCCAAAATCCCCGTCAAGATGCTCCTTCCGCTCATCCTGTTCATTTTCCCCACCCTCATGATGGTGCTTCTGGGCCCGGCAGTCATCCAGGTGATGCATGCCCTCTCAAACAAACCGATGCCATGA
- a CDS encoding pilus assembly protein TadG-related protein — MAHSPQRQKRLQSERGGAAILFALTLPVLLGFAALAVDLARIHLTRVELQNAADAAALGGARSLSDSGGNPYNWSAAGSAALDIARRNVANGAGIQDALIETGYWNIQDPSEGLRAPGTPGVPAAGDVAAVQVTITISRTLNNGPLRLFFAPVLGIAEQDVQGSSVAVIAPPAGGTGLFPFVIGLAMLEHYWDFNTNTPVLQNGVAPTIDLGSVYTFNGVDVLSGQWTTFQSSIANPDVPFMRDLIDNGNTTELSIGDDTYIQPGAKATLYAEVPVGTDVGIFVVNEVATNAFVPVVAIAAFHIDGYNQGGKYITGHFIPAATIPGTNPGTGNGVSYGAYTPPILVK, encoded by the coding sequence ATGGCACATTCACCTCAGAGACAAAAACGGCTGCAGAGCGAGCGCGGCGGAGCCGCCATCCTCTTTGCCCTCACGCTGCCGGTGCTCCTGGGCTTTGCCGCTCTGGCTGTCGATCTGGCCCGCATCCATCTGACCAGGGTCGAGCTGCAGAACGCGGCCGACGCAGCGGCTCTCGGCGGAGCCCGCTCACTCAGCGATTCCGGGGGAAACCCCTACAACTGGTCAGCAGCCGGGTCCGCTGCGCTGGATATTGCACGGCGCAACGTCGCCAATGGCGCCGGGATTCAGGATGCCCTCATTGAAACCGGCTACTGGAACATCCAGGACCCCTCAGAGGGCCTGCGCGCCCCCGGCACACCCGGCGTGCCCGCTGCAGGGGATGTTGCCGCAGTGCAGGTCACCATCACCATCTCCCGGACCCTTAACAACGGCCCCCTGAGGCTCTTTTTCGCACCCGTTCTAGGGATCGCCGAACAGGATGTCCAGGGCAGCTCCGTTGCCGTCATAGCTCCACCAGCAGGCGGCACCGGTCTGTTTCCCTTTGTTATCGGCTTGGCAATGCTCGAACATTATTGGGATTTCAACACCAACACTCCCGTTCTGCAGAATGGCGTCGCGCCTACCATTGACCTCGGATCCGTCTACACATTCAACGGTGTTGACGTATTGTCGGGCCAATGGACCACATTTCAGTCGTCGATAGCAAACCCCGATGTCCCATTCATGCGGGACCTCATCGACAACGGCAACACCACCGAATTATCAATCGGAGATGACACGTACATCCAGCCGGGAGCCAAGGCAACCTTATACGCAGAAGTACCCGTCGGCACCGATGTCGGCATCTTCGTCGTAAACGAGGTTGCAACCAATGCCTTTGTTCCTGTCGTTGCAATTGCTGCGTTTCATATTGATGGCTACAATCAGGGCGGAAAATATATCACCGGGCATTTCATCCCCGCAGCAACCATCCCCGGCACAAATCCGGGCACCGGCAACGGGGTATCATACGGTGCCTACACGCCCCCCATACTGGTCAAATAA
- a CDS encoding AAA family ATPase, translated as MNIVVYSPRPWEVPGILFETGQHQLTGLVGEPADMVRQLTARKPDLVVLAGFENAGSEYIREVELLSVALPHAAIVALHPASQPELLISLMQAGVREVIQDSAPETLRQVIRRIDLRTSGACTSRGRVIGFVSSKGGDGSSCLAANLAFALSCEPAIRVLAIDASLPFGDLDMYLTGETHCQDLADISCQSDRLDRSLLDSMVQHLSSTFDLISSPATFEKIVDIEPARVSQLVQIARESYNFILVDLGSCIDQVGVWVLEQLDELSIVSTPSLPSLRRAGHLLKLSGELDKPVPEINIILNRADASVRLTCTEIEKVIERPIERRFPSDADAVEESLMMGQPLLQAAPESRLSKTIVDWALQLTGSRHAKRTLWERLKIR; from the coding sequence ATGAACATCGTTGTGTACTCTCCCCGCCCATGGGAGGTTCCCGGCATCCTCTTTGAAACCGGCCAGCACCAGCTGACAGGGCTGGTCGGCGAGCCGGCAGACATGGTCCGCCAGCTCACGGCGCGGAAACCCGACCTCGTCGTGCTGGCGGGCTTTGAGAATGCCGGCAGTGAGTACATCCGCGAGGTGGAGCTGCTCTCCGTCGCTCTGCCGCACGCCGCCATCGTGGCCCTGCACCCGGCCTCACAGCCGGAACTGCTGATCTCCCTCATGCAGGCCGGTGTACGTGAAGTCATTCAGGACAGCGCCCCCGAAACCCTCCGCCAGGTCATCCGGCGCATAGACCTCCGTACCAGCGGCGCCTGCACCAGCCGCGGCCGGGTAATCGGGTTTGTCTCTTCCAAAGGCGGGGACGGCAGTTCCTGCTTGGCGGCAAACCTGGCCTTCGCGCTTTCCTGCGAGCCGGCCATCAGGGTGCTGGCAATCGACGCATCCCTGCCATTCGGCGACCTTGACATGTACCTTACCGGAGAAACCCATTGCCAGGATCTGGCCGACATCTCCTGTCAATCCGACCGGCTCGACCGTTCACTCCTCGACAGCATGGTGCAGCACCTCAGCTCCACCTTCGACCTCATCTCCTCGCCTGCAACGTTCGAAAAAATCGTCGACATCGAACCCGCGCGCGTAAGCCAGCTCGTCCAAATCGCCAGAGAATCCTACAACTTCATTCTGGTAGACCTCGGCTCATGCATCGACCAGGTCGGCGTCTGGGTACTTGAGCAGCTCGATGAGCTCTCAATCGTATCGACACCCTCGCTGCCTTCGCTTCGCCGGGCGGGCCATCTGCTCAAACTCTCCGGCGAGCTCGATAAACCCGTCCCGGAGATCAACATCATCCTCAACCGTGCCGACGCCAGCGTACGGCTCACCTGTACCGAAATCGAAAAAGTCATCGAGCGTCCGATTGAGCGGCGCTTCCCCTCCGACGCCGACGCTGTGGAAGAGTCCCTCATGATGGGCCAGCCCCTCCTGCAGGCGGCACCCGAATCCAGGCTTTCCAAAACCATTGTCGACTGGGCCCTGCAGCTCACGGGCAGCCGTCATGCAAAACGCACGCTATGGGAACGCTTAAAGATCAGATAA
- a CDS encoding CpaF family protein, whose product MGTLKDQISLWNISLKGAAVAEAVTDSQTRAHIAETQPPPTPPSKAKASPGVDYYATKKKLHQQLLTRIDLNSIETMTPEQLRNELGVLLLAQIEEDAIPLNHEERARLVSDLKNEIMGLGPLEPLLADAAISEIMVNGYQNVYVESSGRIELTDVRFNDDAHLMKIIDKIVSRVGRRIDESSPMVDARLPDGSRVNAIIPPLALDGPVLTIRRFSVVPLEMKDLIEKNTLTPAMAELLSALVKVKCNILISGGTGSGKTTLLNILSGYIPHNERIVTIEDTAELQLQQDHVIRLETRPPNIEGKAEITMRALVKNTLRMRPDRIVLGEVRSAEVIDMLQAMNTGHDGSLTTVHANSPRDSLARLENLVGMGGLSLPGKALRQLISSSIHFIVQVSRQSDGSRKITSIQEIIGMEGEIITSQEIFCYKRIGTNPDGTVEGMFRATGVRPKVSEKIQTYGIRLSDGMFEPPND is encoded by the coding sequence ATGGGAACGCTTAAAGATCAGATAAGCCTCTGGAACATTTCCTTGAAAGGGGCTGCGGTTGCGGAGGCCGTCACGGACAGCCAAACACGGGCTCATATCGCTGAAACCCAACCCCCACCAACACCGCCCTCAAAAGCCAAGGCCTCCCCGGGGGTTGACTATTACGCGACCAAAAAGAAGCTGCACCAGCAGCTGCTCACCCGTATCGACCTCAACTCCATTGAAACCATGACCCCCGAGCAGCTGCGAAACGAGCTCGGGGTCCTGCTGCTGGCGCAGATCGAAGAAGACGCCATCCCTCTCAATCATGAAGAGCGGGCCAGGCTCGTTTCGGACCTCAAAAACGAAATCATGGGGCTCGGCCCACTGGAGCCGCTCCTGGCCGATGCCGCCATTTCTGAGATCATGGTCAACGGCTACCAGAACGTCTATGTCGAGAGCAGCGGCCGTATTGAACTTACCGACGTCCGCTTCAACGATGACGCGCACCTCATGAAAATCATCGACAAGATCGTCTCCCGTGTGGGGCGTCGGATCGATGAATCCAGCCCGATGGTCGATGCCCGCCTGCCCGACGGATCGCGCGTCAACGCCATCATTCCGCCGCTCGCTCTCGACGGCCCGGTCCTCACCATCCGGCGCTTTTCGGTCGTACCCCTTGAGATGAAGGACCTCATTGAAAAAAACACCCTCACACCCGCCATGGCCGAACTGCTCTCGGCGCTCGTCAAGGTAAAGTGCAACATCCTCATTTCCGGAGGCACCGGCTCGGGCAAGACCACGCTGCTCAATATTCTCTCGGGCTACATTCCCCACAATGAGCGCATCGTCACCATTGAAGACACTGCCGAACTGCAGCTGCAGCAGGATCATGTCATCCGGCTGGAAACCCGCCCGCCGAACATCGAAGGAAAAGCCGAAATCACCATGCGTGCACTGGTGAAAAACACGCTCCGCATGCGGCCTGACCGCATCGTTCTCGGCGAGGTCCGCAGCGCCGAGGTGATCGATATGCTGCAGGCCATGAACACCGGCCACGACGGCTCGCTCACCACCGTTCATGCCAACAGCCCGCGGGATTCGCTCGCCCGGCTTGAAAACCTGGTAGGCATGGGTGGGCTCTCGCTGCCGGGCAAAGCCCTCCGCCAGCTCATCTCCTCGTCGATCCACTTTATCGTCCAGGTTTCACGCCAGAGCGACGGCAGCCGCAAGATCACCAGCATCCAGGAAATCATCGGCATGGAAGGAGAAATCATCACCTCACAGGAAATCTTCTGCTATAAACGCATCGGCACGAACCCGGACGGAACGGTGGAGGGAATGTTCAGGGCGACGGGCGTGCGTCCCAAAGTGTCTGAAAAAATCCAGACCTACGGCATCCGGCTCAGCGACGGAATGTTCGAGCCGCCGAACGACTAA
- a CDS encoding TadE/TadG family type IV pilus assembly protein encodes MRPTPTLPFPKARCIRSRKGSVLVEFALILPVFLALLFGVVSFSAALYNKTVLTMATREGARAGVLFVPDRTDAIIRSSATLAADRVCQNNLISFGAPVSAAVSTNSTPTLDNILTVSATVDFTGIFIVPDLVISSQTTMRLE; translated from the coding sequence ATGAGGCCCACGCCAACCCTTCCTTTCCCGAAAGCGAGGTGCATCCGATCCCGGAAGGGCAGCGTGCTGGTCGAATTTGCGCTCATCCTGCCCGTGTTTCTTGCGCTCCTGTTCGGTGTTGTGTCATTTTCTGCCGCCCTGTACAACAAAACCGTACTCACCATGGCCACCAGGGAGGGAGCGCGTGCCGGCGTCCTGTTCGTTCCGGACCGTACCGACGCCATCATACGCAGCAGCGCAACCCTCGCGGCAGACCGCGTCTGCCAGAACAACCTCATCTCCTTCGGCGCCCCCGTGAGTGCGGCTGTTTCCACGAATTCCACTCCGACTCTTGACAATATCCTCACGGTCTCGGCGACCGTCGATTTCACCGGCATCTTCATTGTGCCGGATCTGGTGATCTCGTCACAAACAACCATGAGGCTCGAATGA
- a CDS encoding APC family permease, producing MKGENKKLSLPEAVAMAVGSMIGASIFTIFGIGAEISGRHLPEAFILSGLLALMVAYSFATLGGKIISNAGPIAFIQKGFGDNALTGSLAVLLWLSYVVSISLFIKGFAGYLLPLLHIPATALAMGAAEAAVLLFFTALNCFGSKTTGRVEFGMVIFKLSILFIFIAAGFQSINPERIYPSFGMQATKEILTGSIVFFLSYMGFGLITNASENIENPERNVPRAIYICIFLVIVVYVLVAAVAIGNLPLRELISARDNALAIAAKPFFGSRGFVFISTGALISIASALNATIYGGANIAYALAKEGELPVVFERKAWFGSNEGLSITAGLGLLFALLFDMTAIASIMSSVSTIIYIFVLSAHYRLAPYYGGSRPLIAAFTLVLSAVLAGLLAWQLNQSPSSFYGTLLTLLTALAAGHIHRHLRSRNFSG from the coding sequence ATGAAAGGTGAAAACAAAAAGCTCTCGCTTCCGGAAGCCGTTGCAATGGCCGTAGGGAGCATGATCGGTGCGAGCATCTTCACCATCTTCGGCATCGGGGCAGAGATCTCGGGCAGGCACCTGCCTGAAGCCTTCATCCTTTCAGGACTCCTCGCCCTCATGGTGGCCTATTCCTTTGCGACGCTCGGAGGAAAGATCATTTCGAATGCAGGGCCGATCGCCTTCATCCAGAAGGGCTTCGGCGACAATGCGCTCACCGGCTCCCTGGCAGTCCTTCTGTGGCTCAGCTACGTCGTCTCCATCTCGCTCTTCATCAAGGGATTCGCCGGCTACCTGCTGCCGCTTCTGCATATCCCCGCAACCGCCCTCGCCATGGGCGCAGCCGAAGCCGCCGTACTCCTGTTCTTCACCGCCCTCAACTGTTTCGGGAGCAAGACAACCGGGAGGGTTGAATTCGGCATGGTGATCTTCAAGCTCTCTATCCTCTTCATCTTCATCGCGGCGGGGTTCCAGTCAATCAATCCCGAACGCATCTACCCTTCATTCGGCATGCAGGCCACCAAAGAGATCCTCACCGGCTCGATCGTCTTCTTCCTCTCCTACATGGGCTTCGGGCTGATCACCAATGCGTCCGAAAACATCGAAAACCCTGAACGGAATGTCCCGAGAGCCATCTACATCTGCATTTTCCTCGTCATCGTCGTGTATGTACTGGTTGCTGCGGTGGCGATAGGCAATCTCCCTCTTCGGGAACTCATCAGTGCCCGCGACAACGCCCTTGCCATAGCGGCAAAGCCGTTCTTCGGCAGCCGGGGCTTTGTTTTCATCTCCACGGGTGCGCTCATCTCGATTGCCTCCGCACTGAACGCAACCATTTATGGGGGAGCCAACATCGCCTACGCCCTTGCAAAAGAGGGAGAGCTGCCTGTCGTGTTTGAACGAAAAGCATGGTTTGGTTCGAACGAGGGGCTCTCCATAACCGCAGGCCTCGGCCTCCTCTTCGCGCTCCTCTTCGACATGACCGCAATCGCCTCCATCATGAGCTCGGTCTCTACCATCATCTACATCTTCGTTCTCTCTGCCCATTACCGGCTTGCCCCTTACTACGGAGGAAGCCGCCCCCTCATCGCCGCCTTCACCCTTGTGCTCTCTGCCGTCCTGGCAGGACTTCTGGCGTGGCAGCTCAACCAAAGCCCGTCATCGTTCTACGGAACCCTCCTCACCCTCCTCACCGCACTCGCTGCCGGGCACATCCACCGCCACCTGAGGAGCCGGAACTTCAGCGGATGA
- a CDS encoding methylated-DNA--[protein]-cysteine S-methyltransferase, giving the protein MHLYFRHTLIGTIGIAERRGAICNLYFQQQFPYPDAALCRTDLLQEAFRQLDAWLAGSIRTFSLPLEPAPTPFARCVREALLCIPPGAVSTYSGVAEAILHPHAARAVGSACSRNPLPLFIPCHRVVPASGGTGLYRGGAALKSTLLELEQRRTA; this is encoded by the coding sequence ATGCACCTCTATTTCCGCCATACCCTCATCGGCACCATCGGCATCGCCGAGCGGAGGGGCGCCATATGCAATCTGTATTTCCAGCAGCAGTTCCCTTACCCCGACGCTGCACTCTGCAGAACGGATCTCCTGCAGGAAGCGTTCCGGCAGCTTGACGCCTGGCTTGCCGGCAGCATCAGGACATTTTCCCTTCCCCTGGAACCGGCACCGACCCCGTTCGCCCGTTGTGTGCGTGAGGCGCTTCTCTGTATTCCCCCCGGTGCCGTGTCCACCTATTCCGGGGTTGCTGAAGCCATCCTCCACCCTCATGCCGCACGGGCCGTAGGCTCGGCCTGCAGCCGTAACCCGCTGCCCCTGTTCATCCCCTGTCACCGCGTCGTGCCGGCCTCCGGCGGGACCGGTCTCTACCGGGGAGGAGCGGCGCTGAAGAGCACCCTTCTTGAGCTCGAGCAGCGCCGCACCGCCTGA
- a CDS encoding Flp family type IVb pilin gives MLNRLSPITSQKGVTMIEYALIAALVAVVVITALGLVGENLTTIFTTISDALSGAAGTTE, from the coding sequence ATGCTGAACAGGCTCTCCCCCATCACATCACAAAAAGGCGTAACCATGATCGAGTACGCCTTGATTGCAGCGCTGGTTGCAGTTGTGGTCATCACAGCTCTTGGTCTTGTCGGAGAGAATCTGACGACCATTTTCACCACCATCTCAGACGCTCTTTCGGGTGCTGCCGGCACCACTGAGTAA